In the genome of Methanobacterium sp., one region contains:
- a CDS encoding 2-isopropylmalate synthase, whose product MKARIFDTTLRDGEQTPGVSLTPDEKLRIAIKLDELGVDVIEAGSAITSAGEREGIKKITSEGLNAEICSFARAVIVDVDAALECGVDSVHLVVPTSDLHIEHKLRKTREEVKNLAIESTEYAVDHGLLVELSAEDSTRSDLDFLTQLFKEGIDAGAKRICACDTVGMLTPEKSYDFYGHLSKLGVPLSAHCHNDFGLAVANSLSGLRAGADQVHCTINGIGERAGNASLEEIVVALYSLYDVKTNINIEMLYEMSRMVARMTGVYLQPNKAIVGENAFAHESGIHADGVIKKAETYEPITPELVGHRRKFIMGKHIGTSALKQRLEEMDLPVTPEKFDQIFKRVKSLGDMGKCVTDVDLQAIAEDVMGISAEKVVELEELTIVSGNKITPTASIRLNIDNTETLEAGIGIGPVDAAIVAVKKSIKDFADIELEEYHVDAITGGADALIDVIVKLRHNGNIVTARSTQPDIIMASVEAYLSGVNKILSDSEVKKVKEGDL is encoded by the coding sequence TTGAAGGCCAGAATATTCGATACAACACTTAGAGATGGGGAACAAACCCCCGGAGTATCTTTAACTCCAGATGAAAAGCTCAGAATAGCAATAAAACTTGATGAACTCGGTGTAGATGTAATAGAAGCTGGTTCAGCCATCACTTCAGCCGGTGAAAGAGAAGGAATTAAAAAGATAACTTCAGAGGGACTCAATGCAGAAATATGCAGCTTTGCAAGGGCTGTTATAGTTGATGTTGATGCTGCACTTGAATGTGGCGTAGATAGTGTTCATTTAGTTGTTCCAACTTCAGACCTCCATATAGAACATAAATTAAGGAAAACAAGGGAAGAAGTTAAAAATCTTGCAATTGAAAGCACAGAATATGCTGTTGATCATGGATTACTGGTTGAGCTTTCTGCAGAGGACTCAACAAGAAGTGATCTTGATTTTCTAACACAATTATTTAAAGAAGGAATAGATGCAGGTGCAAAAAGGATATGTGCATGCGATACTGTTGGAATGCTTACACCTGAAAAGTCTTATGATTTCTATGGGCATCTGTCAAAACTTGGAGTGCCTTTAAGCGCCCATTGCCACAATGATTTTGGTCTGGCTGTTGCTAATTCCCTTTCAGGATTAAGGGCAGGTGCAGACCAAGTTCACTGTACAATTAACGGAATAGGTGAAAGAGCAGGGAACGCATCATTAGAAGAAATTGTAGTTGCTCTTTACTCATTATACGACGTAAAGACAAATATCAACATTGAAATGCTTTATGAAATGTCAAGAATGGTTGCAAGGATGACCGGTGTGTATTTACAGCCGAATAAGGCTATTGTTGGGGAAAATGCTTTTGCACATGAGTCAGGGATACATGCTGATGGAGTAATCAAAAAAGCAGAAACTTATGAGCCCATAACCCCTGAACTTGTCGGTCACAGGCGTAAATTCATTATGGGTAAGCATATAGGTACAAGTGCCCTTAAACAAAGGCTTGAAGAAATGGATCTACCAGTAACACCTGAAAAATTCGATCAGATATTTAAAAGAGTAAAATCTCTCGGTGATATGGGTAAATGCGTTACAGATGTTGATTTACAGGCTATTGCAGAAGATGTAATGGGAATATCTGCTGAAAAAGTTGTAGAGCTTGAAGAATTAACAATTGTATCTGGAAATAAAATTACCCCAACTGCCTCTATCAGACTTAATATAGATAATACTGAAACACTTGAGGCTGGTATTGGTATAGGTCCTGTAGATGCAGCTATAGTGGCTGTCAAAAAAAGTATAAAAGATTTTGCAGATATTGAGCTTGAGGAATATCACGTAGATGCTATTACCGGAGGTGCTGATGCATTAATTGATGTAATCGTAAAGCTCAGACACAATGGTAATATTGTTACTGCAAGAAGTACACAGCCAGATATCATAATGGCAAGTGTAGAAGCTTATCTTAGTGGTGTAAATAAGATTTTAAGTGATTCAGAAGTTAAAAAAGTTAAAGAAGGAGATTTATAA
- a CDS encoding TIGR01177 family methyltransferase, which yields MEILFILSGEHETLPTAEIIACLETEKTSFTVKYQNKGILILKIPDEESKIIDSIGKRIAYTHEVCKLLFKTTNDSMNKDIKKYPWNNVIHNDYAVRVKRIGLDPNFNSQEMEIKIGGIIKIILGDKAKVNLENPETFLRTVVLDNKILVCERLIKRSKKHYYELKPHKRPFFYPGSMSPKLARGMNNLARVKKGSTVLDPFCGTGGILIEAGIIGAKVVGIDIDEKMVLGTKKNLQYCNIKDYEVFQGNARDIKLPYKVDAIVTDPPYGISASTAGIESKRIYKESLLSMQEILKEDGYICMATPHYLDIHELVSHTKFKIIEQYDIRMHKSLTRVISVLKRTEK from the coding sequence ATGGAAATTCTTTTTATTTTATCCGGAGAACATGAAACTTTACCAACAGCAGAAATAATTGCATGTTTAGAGACTGAAAAAACCTCATTCACTGTAAAATATCAGAATAAAGGAATATTAATACTTAAAATCCCTGATGAAGAATCAAAAATAATTGATTCAATTGGAAAAAGGATTGCTTACACTCATGAAGTTTGCAAACTTCTATTTAAAACTACCAACGATAGCATGAATAAGGATATCAAAAAATATCCCTGGAATAATGTTATTCATAATGATTATGCTGTAAGAGTTAAAAGAATAGGTTTAGACCCTAATTTCAATTCACAAGAAATGGAAATCAAAATTGGAGGTATTATTAAAATAATACTGGGAGACAAAGCTAAGGTAAACCTTGAAAATCCTGAAACTTTTTTAAGAACAGTTGTGCTTGATAATAAGATACTGGTCTGTGAAAGACTTATTAAAAGATCAAAAAAGCATTACTATGAACTCAAACCACATAAAAGGCCATTCTTCTATCCCGGATCAATGAGCCCAAAGCTTGCAAGGGGAATGAACAATTTAGCAAGAGTTAAAAAAGGAAGTACCGTTTTAGACCCATTCTGCGGAACGGGAGGTATTTTAATTGAAGCAGGGATTATTGGAGCAAAAGTTGTAGGAATAGATATTGATGAAAAAATGGTCTTGGGAACAAAAAAGAACCTTCAATACTGCAACATCAAGGATTACGAAGTATTTCAGGGGAATGCAAGGGACATTAAACTTCCATATAAAGTTGATGCTATTGTAACTGATCCTCCATATGGTATTTCTGCATCCACAGCTGGTATAGAAAGCAAAAGGATCTATAAAGAATCTCTTTTATCCATGCAGGAAATACTGAAAGAAGATGGATACATTTGCATGGCAACCCCTCACTATCTGGATATTCATGAACTTGTGAGTCATACAAAATTTAAAATAATAGAACAATATGACATAAGAATGCATAAAAGTTTAACCAGAGTAATATCTGTATTAAAAAGAACTGAAAAATAA